In Rhodococcus pseudokoreensis, the DNA window CTCGAACATCTCCTGCCGGAGAACCGGTTTGACGTGACCCGCATGCTGGTCGGCACCGAGGGCACGCTCGCCGTCGCGACCCGGGCCACGGTTCGGCTGGTGTCCGAGCCCGCCCACCGCGTTCTGGTCGTCCTGGGATACCCCGACATCGCGGCGGCCGGAGACGCCACCCCGCTGGTGCTGAAGTTCGATCCGACGGCCTGCGAGGGGATCGATTCCCGAATCGTCGACGTCGTGCGCGAGCGGCGCGGCCCGGGCGCGGTGCCGCCGCTGCCAACGGGGGCGGCGTGGCTGTTCGTCGAGGTCGTCGGCGAAGATCTCGACGAGACGATCGCCCGGGCCCAGCAGGTCGGACGCGACTGCGGCGCCGTGGACAGCCTCGTGGTCACCGACGCCGCCCGCACCGCGCAGTTGTGGCGGATCCGGGCCGACGGAGCCGGGCTCGCCGGGCGCAGCCCCGCCGGACTGCCCGCGCACGCGGGGTGGGAGGACGCGGCCGTGCCACCGGCAATGCTGGGTAACTACCTCCGCGACTTCGATGCCCTCATGGACGACTACAACGTCACCGGCCTGCCGTACGGGCATTTCGGCGACGGCTGCCTGCACGTGCGCATCGACTGGCCGCTCGACGAGCCCGGCGGCAGCGGCATCTTCCGGGAGTTCCTGGTCGCGGCAAGCACACTGGTCGCCGGCTACGGCGGTTCCCTGTCCGGTGAGCACGGTGACGGCCGCGCCCGCAGTGAACTCTTGCCGCTGATGTACTCACCGGACGCGATGACACTCTTCGCCGCCGTCAAGCACGTCTTCGACCCCGACAACATCCTCAACCCGGGTGTCGTCGTCGACCCCCGCCCCGTCGACGCGGATCTGCGGGTGCCGGCCGCCCCGCTCGTGCGCCGCCCACTCGCGATGGCCTATCACCACGACGACGGCGACTTCACCCAGGCCGTGCACCGCTGCACCGGCGTCGGGAAGTGCCGGGCCGACAACACCGCCACCGGCGGTGTGATGTGCCCGTCGTATCAGGCGACACGGGAGGAGAAGGACTCCACCCGCGGCCGTGCACGCGTGCTGCAGGAGATGATCAACGGCACCGCCGTCGACGGAGGCTGGCGTTCGCCGGAGGTCCACAACGCCCTCGACCTGTGCCTGTCCTGCAAGGGGTGTTCCTCGGACTGCCCGACCGGGGTCGACATGGCCGCGTTCAAAGCCGAAGTGCTGCACCAGAGCTACCAGGGTCGCATCCGCCCCGCCTCCCACTACTCGCTGGGGTGGCTCCCGCGCTGGGCGAAGATCGCCAGCCGTGCCCCCGGTCCGGTCAACGCCCTGATGCGCGTTCCCGGCATCGGACCGCTGGCGTTGTCGTCGGCCGGAGTGGACAGGCGCCGCACCATCCCCCCGTTCGCGAAGCAGACGTTCCGGTCCTGGTTCAAGGCCACCGAGAACGACCGTGCCACCACCGGTGACCCGGTGCTGCTGTTCGTGGACTCGTTCACCAACTACTTCACCCCCGAGGTCGGGCACGCCACCGTGCGGGTGCTCGAGGCCGCCGGGTACCGACCGCAGTTGACCGACAAACAGCAGTGCTGCGGACTGACCTGGATCTCGACCGGGCAGCTCACCGCGGCGAAGAAGATCCTCGGACGCACCGTGGACGCACTGTCCGGCAGCGCCGCGGCCGGAATCCCGATCGTCGGCATGGAGCCGTCCTGCACCGGGGTGCTGCGCTCGGACGCCGCGGAACTGCTCGGCAGGGCGGCCGCCGACCCGGTCGCCGAGGCCACCCGCACCCTGGCCGAACTGTTGACGGACCGAGGGTGGGAACCGCCGTCCCTCGAGGGTAAATCCGTTGTCGCGCAGCCGCACTGCCACCACCATTCGGTGATGGGGTGGAGTCCGGACGCGCAGCTCCTGGAGAAGGCCGGTGCACAGGTCCAGCGGTTGGGTGGATGCTGTGGCCTGGCCGGGAACTTCGGCGTCGAGAAGGGGCACTACGAGGTGTCGGTGGCCGTCGCCGAACAGCAGCTTCTCCCCGCCGTGGCCGGAGCCGACGCCGACACCACCATCCTCGCGGACGGATACTCCTGCCGCACCCAGCTCGCGGATCTGACCGATCGCCGCGGCGACCACCTGGCGCAGCTGCTCGCCGCGCAGCTCGACGCGGACCGTGCGCGCCGACGGGACTGAACCTCGGGTGCTCGCACGGAAAGGGGCGGCGGCAGGAGACGGTGTGTCTCGCCTGCCGCCGCCCCGGGTGCTAGTTCGTGACGGGTGCGGGGTGGCTGGTGACGGGTGGGTTGAGTCGTCGGCGGAGTCGGTAGGCGATCAGAGTCGCGACCAGCGCGGCGACGCTGAGGGAGATCTGGGATCGGGTTGTCTCGACGTAGAACATCGAGACCAGGACGGCGACGATGCTGCCGGCGGCGAGAATCGACAGGTACGGGAACAGCCACATTTTCAGGCGGAGCCGGGCGACTTCGTCGGGGGTCATCAGGCCGCGGAGTTTGATCTGCGACATCGCGATCATGAGGTAGACCATGAGGATGGTGGCGCCGGAGGCGTTGAGGAGAAACGCGAAGACGGTGTCGGGGGAGAGGTAGTCCAGGCCGATGCAGGCGAAACCGACGAGGGTTGCCAGGAGCAGCGAGTTGCGGGGGACGCCGTGTCTGTCGAGTTTGGCGATGCCGTGCGGGGCGTCGCCTTTGTGGGCGAGGGTGAAGAGCATTCGGGAGGAGGTGTAGAGCCCGGAGTTGAGGCAGGACAGTACGGCGACGAGGATGACGGCATTCATGATGTCGGGTCCGCCGGGAATGCCCATGTGGGCGAGGGCGTCGACGAAGGGGGATTGGCCGATCTCGACGTCGGTCCAGGGAACGATGATGGCGAGCAACAGCACCGAGCCGATGTAGAAGAATCCGATGCGGGCGATGACGGAGTTGGTGGCTTTGGCGACGGCTTTTTCGGGTTCGGCGGATTCGGCTGCGGCGATCGTCGCGATTTCCGGGCCGACCATGGAGAAGACTGCGACGACGACGCCGGAGAGAATGACCGTCCAGCCGTTGGGGGCGAAGCCGCCGAGGTCGGTGAGGTTGCTGACGTCGGCGGTGTGGCCGGGCCAGAGGCCGAAGACGTAGGCCGCGCCGAGACCGAGGAACAGCAGGGTCGCGCCGACTTTGATTCCCGCGAACCAGTATTCGAATTCGCCGAAGTTGCGGACCGAACGGAGATTGGTGGCGACCATGGCAAGCAGCAGAACGGTGGCCATCATCCAGGAGGGCAGGTCGATCCAGCGTTGGAGGAGTTTGCCGCCGATGACGGCTTCGGCGCCGACGGCGACGACCCAGAAGAACCAGTAGAGCCAGCCGGTGGTGAAACCGGCCCAGCCGCCGAAGGCCTTGCGGGCGTAGCCGGCGAACGATCCGGTCGACGGATTGGTGGTGGCCATTTCGCCGAGCATGCGCATCACGAGGACGATGACGACGCCGGTGACGCCGTAGGAGATGAAGGCTGCGGGTCCGGAGGTGTGCAGCAGGGCGCTCGAGCCCACGAAGAGGCCTGCGCCGACGACGCCGCCGATCGCGATCATTGTCAGGTGGCGTTGCTTCAGAGACTTCTGCAACGTCTCGGGCGGTTGTTCGTGAATGGACATCACACGCTCCAAAGGTCGAGTCGGACACGAGGGCGATCGGGCGCGATCCGTTCTGCGGTGGTCGGACGCTCCGACAGAGGATGTGCCGAGGCCGAAGCCTGGCGAGATGGCGAACTTCCGTTCGTGTGTGACCAACGTAACGGCGCAACACGTAGCATGCTAGGGACAGCTGCCAGAATTTTCGGCCCCGGCGCTCAGACACTTGTATGGCCGACTCGGAATGATCGCAGTAAGTATTGCCCACGAAATATGCCGTTCACGGAGATGGTGAAGTGACTCTCGATGAAGTGGTCGCCGAGGTGGCCGAACGACTGTCGGCGTCGGTGGTGCTGGTCGATCGGGCCTTTTCGCTGATGGCCTACAGCACCCAGTCGCCGGGCGTCGACAGGGACCGGGTGCAGTCGATCCTCACCCGGAGTTGTCCGCCGGAAGCGCGTGCATGGTACGAGAGTTTCGGCATCGCCGATAGCATGCGCCCGGTCACCACGCCCGAGAATCCGCAGATCGAGGCGTCGTCACGGATCTGCCTCCCGGCCCGCTACGCCGGTTCGGCGTACGGGTATCTGTTCGTCCTACCGGACGAGAACAGCACGGTGTCCGATCGTGATCTGACTGCCGCGATGTCCCTGGCCGGTCAGGCGGGCGCTCACCTCGCGCATACTTCGCGGGGCCGCGACGATCTGGCGGTAGACGTCGCCGACCTCCTGGAAGGGGACAGGAAGGCGTTCGCCCGTGCGCTTGCTCGCATCGAAGACTCCGGACTCTTTCCCGATGGCGGCGCGCTGACCGTGCTGGCCGTCGACGGTCTCCTGCCCGCCCCCGGCACGCGCAGTCTGCTGGCGCCGATCGGATCGCTGACCGCCGTCGTGGTGCCTGCGGCGGACGGCGCCGTCGACCCTGTCCGGTCCATCGCCGAAAGCGGTGCGGGCGCCGGAGCGCTGGTCGGAGTGGGAGGGTCTTGTCGAGGGCTGCGTTCGGCCCGGCGGAGCTGGCAGCAAGCCAAGCTGGGTGCCCGGGTCGCCCGGCACGACGAGTCGACGGGACCGATCGCCTACTGGGAAGAGCTCGGCATCTATCGGCTGGCCTCGTGCGGGCCCACCGGCGTCCTCGCCGATGCAGTCCTCACGCCGTCGGTGCGGGCCCTGCTCGACCACCGCAACATCGACCTGCTCGCCACCGCCCAGACCTATCTCGACCAGGCCGGCGATACCGGCGCCACCGCCGCGATCCTCGGCATCCACCGTCAGACCCTGTACTACCGGCTTGCGAAAATCGAGGAGGTCACCGGCCTCGACCTGTCTTTGGGCGCGCAGCGACTCGAGTTACACGTCGGCCTCACACTGGGACGCTTCATCGCCGAGCACCAGGGTGCACGGGACACCTCCACCGGCCAGGAGAACTGACTTCCCCTCGGTAGAGTCCTCATCGCGTCTCGGCCGTGGTTACGACGGCACGCACGATCTCGGTGACGGCCCGCACGGTGGGCCGGATCTCCGAGCCGGCGAGCCGCAGGAGCACGATCCGCCTGCCGATCTCCTGGGCGAGGTCGACCCGGACGATCGGTACCGAGCTGTTGAGCTTGATCATCATGTCCGTTACCGGAGCCGCGCCCAGCCCCTCCGCGGCCAGTGCCAGGGAAACGGCGGTGTCGACGATCTCGTGCCGTGCGATCGGTTCGAATCCTTCCTGCCGGCAGGCGATTCGGATGGCGCGACCGAACTGGGTTTCCGCGGGCGGCAGGATCCAGTTCCAGTCCGCGGCCTCGCGCAGATCGATCGTGCACTCGGTGCGGATGCCGTATGCCCCGGAGGAGACGGCGAGTCCGAATCGCTCGCTGCGCAGGGTGATCATCTCGATATCCGGAGTGCGGGGCATCGGCGCGTTGGGGTAGTCCAGCCCGAAAGCGACGTCGACCTGTCCGCGCTGGACCGCGGTGGCGGCGTCGTCGACGTCGAGTTCGCGGCTGCTGAGGGCTAGGTGCGGGTACTCGCGCTGCGCGGCGGCCACCACCGGCGGCAGCAGCGCAGCGGCGGTACTGCCGAAGGTGCCGAGCAGAAGGGGCGCAGCAACGTCGTCGTGGACTGCGCGGAGCGCGTCGAGGGCGGTCTGTTCCGCGCTCAGGATTTTCACGGCGTGTTCGGCCAGGACGACCCCGGAATCGGTGAGGACGACGTTGCGTCCCACCTTGGTGACGAGTTGCGAGCCGACGGCCTTCTCCAACGCTGCGATCTGCTGGGATACGGCGCCCGCGGTGTATCCGAGTTCTTCGGCGACCGCGACCATCGTTCCGCGCCGGGCCAGTTCGCGGAGCGTGACGAGGTGGGCCAGACTCATGTTCATATAGGGATCCTAAACGGTTGTGGCTAGTTTTCGTCGCTGGTGCTATTCAATCCGGCACGCCACGATGAACGAGCGGGAACGAAACGTCGAACTGCCGCACTGTTCGAAAACCCTCCGGCACAACACGACTTCGCTCTCACCCGACCCCATCGACCCTGGAGTTGCACGCATGCCGATCACCCAGCAGTGGGAACTGCGCGCCGAGTTCGCTCGCCGCCTCTCGCACATGTACGGGAAGGAAGTTCCCGCCTACACCACGTTGCTCGAGGTCTCGCAGGCCGTCAACGACGCCGTGCTGTCGCGTCCCGGTGCCGATGCCGAACGGCTGGGCTCGATCGCCCGGGTCACCGCCGAACGCCACGGAGCCATCCGTGTGGGCACCCCACAGGAGATGGCGCAGGTGGCACGCGTGTTCGCGGCCATGGGCATGTACCCGGTCGGGTTCTACGACCTGCGCGAGGCGGCTGCCAGTTCCGTCCCGGTCGTCTCGACCGCCTTCCGGCCCACGGACCCGGACGAACTGGCGCGCAACCCCTTCCGGGTGTTCACGTCGATGCTCGTCCCCTCGGACCGCCGCTTCTTCAGCGCAGATCTGCAGCGGCGACTCGAGAGTTTCCTCGCCAGGCGCACGCTGTTCACCACCGAACTGCTGGTCCTCGCCGACCGGGCGAGCGAGTACCGGGGGCTGAATTCCGGTGACGCCGAGATGTTCTTGACCCTCGCGACGGCGGCGTTCAAGCTCTCCACCGAGGCCGTCGACCGCGCCTGGTACCGCGAGCTCGAACAGGTGTCGTCGGTGGCCGCCGATATCGGCGGCGTCACCAGCACCCACGTCAACCACCTGACCCCGCGGGTATTGGACATCGACGATCTGTACGCCCGCATGGAGCGTCGCGGCATCGACATGATCGACACGATCCAGGGACCGCCCAGGTGGGCCGGCCCGGATCTGCTGCTGCGTCAGACCTCGTTCCGGGCCCTCGCCGAACCGCGGATGTTCCGCGAGGCCGACGGCAGCGTCGAGGCGGGGTCGCTGCGAGTGCGTTTCGGTGAGGTCGAAGCCCGCGGCATCGCCGCCACCGTCCGCGGCCGGGAAGTCTACGACCGGTTGACCGTCGAGACGGAACAGGCGGTCCGGGAGGCCGCCGCGACGGCACCGGTGTCGGCCGAGGCGCGCAACGCGATCGCCGCGGAGCAGTGGAATCAGCGGATGCCTGCCACCGAGCAGGGATTGGCCCTGCACGACCTCGCCTACTTCACGTACACGGTGAACACCGACAAGCTGCCCAACGGGCACGCGCCGTCCCGGTCGCTGCCGGATCTGATCGACGAGGGCTGGGTCCGCCCCGAGCCGATCGTCTACGAGGACTTCCTGCCGAAGTCCGCCGCCGGGATC includes these proteins:
- a CDS encoding FAD-binding and (Fe-S)-binding domain-containing protein, with the translated sequence MLRMITAESLAAELRSSGVSDVLSDGTTRAAYSSDASLYRVRPLVVARPRHADEVAAALAVCRREGVPLTSRGGGTSVAGNAVGTGLILDFSRHMNRVLSIDTDAQTATVEPGTIQTVLQQAVAPHGLRFGPDPSTFTRCTIGGMIGNNACGSRTLGYGRTSDNVTGLHVLTGTGESLQLGAPGEVTASPALSALQQVTRAGLATIRTELGRFGRQVSGYALEHLLPENRFDVTRMLVGTEGTLAVATRATVRLVSEPAHRVLVVLGYPDIAAAGDATPLVLKFDPTACEGIDSRIVDVVRERRGPGAVPPLPTGAAWLFVEVVGEDLDETIARAQQVGRDCGAVDSLVVTDAARTAQLWRIRADGAGLAGRSPAGLPAHAGWEDAAVPPAMLGNYLRDFDALMDDYNVTGLPYGHFGDGCLHVRIDWPLDEPGGSGIFREFLVAASTLVAGYGGSLSGEHGDGRARSELLPLMYSPDAMTLFAAVKHVFDPDNILNPGVVVDPRPVDADLRVPAAPLVRRPLAMAYHHDDGDFTQAVHRCTGVGKCRADNTATGGVMCPSYQATREEKDSTRGRARVLQEMINGTAVDGGWRSPEVHNALDLCLSCKGCSSDCPTGVDMAAFKAEVLHQSYQGRIRPASHYSLGWLPRWAKIASRAPGPVNALMRVPGIGPLALSSAGVDRRRTIPPFAKQTFRSWFKATENDRATTGDPVLLFVDSFTNYFTPEVGHATVRVLEAAGYRPQLTDKQQCCGLTWISTGQLTAAKKILGRTVDALSGSAAAGIPIVGMEPSCTGVLRSDAAELLGRAAADPVAEATRTLAELLTDRGWEPPSLEGKSVVAQPHCHHHSVMGWSPDAQLLEKAGAQVQRLGGCCGLAGNFGVEKGHYEVSVAVAEQQLLPAVAGADADTTILADGYSCRTQLADLTDRRGDHLAQLLAAQLDADRARRRD
- a CDS encoding amino acid permease encodes the protein MSIHEQPPETLQKSLKQRHLTMIAIGGVVGAGLFVGSSALLHTSGPAAFISYGVTGVVIVLVMRMLGEMATTNPSTGSFAGYARKAFGGWAGFTTGWLYWFFWVVAVGAEAVIGGKLLQRWIDLPSWMMATVLLLAMVATNLRSVRNFGEFEYWFAGIKVGATLLFLGLGAAYVFGLWPGHTADVSNLTDLGGFAPNGWTVILSGVVVAVFSMVGPEIATIAAAESAEPEKAVAKATNSVIARIGFFYIGSVLLLAIIVPWTDVEIGQSPFVDALAHMGIPGGPDIMNAVILVAVLSCLNSGLYTSSRMLFTLAHKGDAPHGIAKLDRHGVPRNSLLLATLVGFACIGLDYLSPDTVFAFLLNASGATILMVYLMIAMSQIKLRGLMTPDEVARLRLKMWLFPYLSILAAGSIVAVLVSMFYVETTRSQISLSVAALVATLIAYRLRRRLNPPVTSHPAPVTN
- a CDS encoding PucR family transcriptional regulator, with the protein product MTLDEVVAEVAERLSASVVLVDRAFSLMAYSTQSPGVDRDRVQSILTRSCPPEARAWYESFGIADSMRPVTTPENPQIEASSRICLPARYAGSAYGYLFVLPDENSTVSDRDLTAAMSLAGQAGAHLAHTSRGRDDLAVDVADLLEGDRKAFARALARIEDSGLFPDGGALTVLAVDGLLPAPGTRSLLAPIGSLTAVVVPAADGAVDPVRSIAESGAGAGALVGVGGSCRGLRSARRSWQQAKLGARVARHDESTGPIAYWEELGIYRLASCGPTGVLADAVLTPSVRALLDHRNIDLLATAQTYLDQAGDTGATAAILGIHRQTLYYRLAKIEEVTGLDLSLGAQRLELHVGLTLGRFIAEHQGARDTSTGQEN
- a CDS encoding LysR family transcriptional regulator; protein product: MNMSLAHLVTLRELARRGTMVAVAEELGYTAGAVSQQIAALEKAVGSQLVTKVGRNVVLTDSGVVLAEHAVKILSAEQTALDALRAVHDDVAAPLLLGTFGSTAAALLPPVVAAAQREYPHLALSSRELDVDDAATAVQRGQVDVAFGLDYPNAPMPRTPDIEMITLRSERFGLAVSSGAYGIRTECTIDLREAADWNWILPPAETQFGRAIRIACRQEGFEPIARHEIVDTAVSLALAAEGLGAAPVTDMMIKLNSSVPIVRVDLAQEIGRRIVLLRLAGSEIRPTVRAVTEIVRAVVTTAETR
- a CDS encoding VOC family protein — its product is MPITQQWELRAEFARRLSHMYGKEVPAYTTLLEVSQAVNDAVLSRPGADAERLGSIARVTAERHGAIRVGTPQEMAQVARVFAAMGMYPVGFYDLREAAASSVPVVSTAFRPTDPDELARNPFRVFTSMLVPSDRRFFSADLQRRLESFLARRTLFTTELLVLADRASEYRGLNSGDAEMFLTLATAAFKLSTEAVDRAWYRELEQVSSVAADIGGVTSTHVNHLTPRVLDIDDLYARMERRGIDMIDTIQGPPRWAGPDLLLRQTSFRALAEPRMFREADGSVEAGSLRVRFGEVEARGIAATVRGREVYDRLTVETEQAVREAAATAPVSAEARNAIAAEQWNQRMPATEQGLALHDLAYFTYTVNTDKLPNGHAPSRSLPDLIDEGWVRPEPIVYEDFLPKSAAGIFLSNLTSDGRKDDTQSTAAVDADWMEGVLGRPLHDPYALYDGVRRASLARVATELHIRGPIEVPAPIATQGVK